One Entomomonas asaccharolytica DNA segment encodes these proteins:
- a CDS encoding histidine kinase: protein MKQQQHAKKDNLFLYSNQTIRQKRVSLVASLILQCLLVLAIAFGVYAWLVNDQFKLSMRQQADAVGQSLLTQTAERAAELLAIDDKLGLNILLGSLAKNPLVADVGIYDGEGNELFRAGLKQFTHTNKTDLYKEKLAVQKQPNVELRLRLNHQQFQLPWVVSIERAIIIAGILLVAVLIFIFRLGRKITVPIAQLREWVRDPVMPVPASDRQDEIGALARELQTKLITAEEIEAYYAQFIEPEPEVVEAEVVNIKQAEDELTDSNFDQSFLDEIACFDSAESTDKDIAVASDSLATDKQESESAVTIPPPTQTAVLYIRLGGQDKLKLLSKERLINLLQRYRDCLDQTVRIYKGEIHTLNDGSSLVLFHGRGNDTDTYLTHAICCGELMRGLSHELQVELADTNITLLLQIALAQGTDLLGLTPQELLENATIKLAQSLVDHSRNLLLMDQSVASDERIGILAKIRGLANPTDTFCIERVLEPYAEVLEKQLRNMRNNKL from the coding sequence GTGAAACAGCAACAACATGCTAAAAAAGACAATCTTTTTTTATATTCCAACCAAACAATACGACAAAAACGTGTCTCTCTCGTTGCAAGTTTGATCTTGCAATGTTTGTTAGTGTTAGCTATTGCCTTTGGTGTTTACGCTTGGTTGGTTAATGATCAGTTTAAACTTTCAATGCGTCAACAGGCTGATGCGGTAGGGCAAAGTTTATTAACTCAAACTGCCGAAAGGGCAGCGGAGTTATTAGCCATTGATGATAAGTTAGGGCTGAATATTCTGTTAGGTTCATTGGCTAAAAATCCATTAGTTGCTGATGTGGGTATTTATGATGGTGAAGGTAATGAGTTATTTCGTGCAGGGCTCAAACAGTTTACTCACACCAATAAAACAGACTTATATAAAGAAAAATTAGCTGTCCAAAAACAGCCAAATGTTGAATTACGGCTAAGGTTAAATCATCAGCAGTTTCAGTTACCTTGGGTGGTGAGTATTGAGCGTGCTATTATTATTGCAGGAATTTTACTGGTTGCTGTGTTAATTTTTATCTTTAGATTAGGTCGTAAAATTACTGTGCCAATTGCTCAATTACGGGAGTGGGTGAGGGATCCCGTTATGCCCGTTCCCGCTAGTGATCGTCAAGATGAAATAGGCGCTTTAGCGAGGGAGTTACAAACTAAATTAATTACAGCTGAAGAAATTGAAGCATATTACGCACAGTTTATTGAGCCAGAGCCTGAGGTGGTTGAAGCTGAGGTTGTGAATATTAAACAGGCTGAAGATGAGTTAACAGATAGTAATTTTGATCAGTCCTTTCTCGATGAAATTGCTTGTTTTGACAGCGCAGAGAGTACTGATAAAGATATAGCTGTTGCTAGTGATTCACTGGCAACAGATAAACAAGAGTCAGAAAGTGCTGTAACTATACCACCGCCTACACAAACTGCCGTATTGTATATACGATTGGGTGGGCAAGATAAATTAAAATTATTATCCAAAGAGCGATTAATTAATTTATTACAGCGTTATCGTGATTGTTTAGATCAAACTGTACGTATTTATAAAGGTGAAATACATACTTTAAATGATGGTAGTAGTTTAGTGCTATTTCATGGGCGGGGTAATGATACAGATACTTATTTAACCCATGCCATCTGTTGTGGTGAATTAATGCGTGGCTTAAGCCATGAATTACAAGTTGAGCTAGCTGATACTAATATTACTCTATTGTTGCAAATAGCGTTGGCACAAGGTACAGATTTATTAGGGTTAACACCTCAAGAGTTATTAGAGAATGCAACTATTAAATTAGCTCAGTCATTGGTTGATCATAGCCGTAATTTATTATTAATGGATCAATCTGTTGCAAGTGACGAGAGGATAGGGATTTTAGCTAAGATTAGAGGATTAGCTAATCCAACAGATACCTTTTGTATTGAACGTGTGTTAGAACCTTATGCTGAAGTGCTTGAAAAACAGCTAAGAAATATGCGTAATAATAAATTGTAG
- a CDS encoding oxygen-binding di-iron domain-containing protein produces the protein MRRDPITLFDNGTHKCVCFDNLVTGGGVQSNQFVILDGDQAILLDPGGDLTYTTLTLEIAKHLALKDLTYIFASHQDPDIVASLDKWLLHTNARVICSKLWARFLPHLVANYLSNSHGINTYERIIQLPDAGGAIPLGDTKLMAVPAHFLHSEGNFQIYDPVSKILFSGDLGASIVDDAEPVTNFEEHLPNMLGFHQRYMISNKIGRYWASMIRGLDIEMMVPQHGRPFKGKEMVNKFINWFENLECGVDLITQQNYVIPKI, from the coding sequence ATGCGACGCGATCCGATTACTTTATTTGATAATGGCACCCATAAGTGTGTCTGTTTTGATAACCTTGTTACAGGTGGTGGTGTACAGTCTAATCAATTTGTGATTTTAGACGGTGATCAGGCTATCCTCCTTGATCCAGGTGGAGATTTAACTTATACCACTTTAACTTTAGAGATTGCTAAGCATTTAGCCCTAAAAGATTTGACTTATATCTTTGCATCTCATCAAGATCCAGATATCGTGGCATCTTTAGACAAATGGTTATTACACACTAATGCACGTGTTATTTGCTCTAAGTTATGGGCGCGTTTCTTACCTCACTTAGTGGCTAACTATCTTTCTAATAGCCATGGCATTAACACTTATGAACGTATCATTCAATTACCTGATGCAGGTGGTGCTATTCCTTTAGGTGATACTAAATTAATGGCTGTACCCGCACACTTCCTACATTCGGAAGGTAACTTCCAAATATATGATCCTGTAAGTAAAATCTTATTCTCTGGTGACTTAGGTGCATCTATTGTAGATGATGCAGAGCCCGTTACGAACTTTGAAGAACACTTACCAAATATGCTTGGCTTCCACCAACGCTACATGATTAGTAACAAAATCGGTCGCTATTGGGCAAGTATGATTCGTGGTTTAGATATTGAAATGATGGTTCCTCAGCATGGTCGCCCATTCAAAGGTAAAGAAATGGTTAATAAGTTTATCAATTGGTTTGAAAACTTAGAGTGCGGTGTGGACTTAATCACTCAACAGAACTATGTTATACCAAAAATATAG
- the pcnB gene encoding polynucleotide adenylyltransferase PcnB, protein MLKKIFKSVDSLFKRSDKPSESVQPLPQKKYILEQEHISKNALETIKKLHKEGYEAYLVGGCIRDLLLSLRPKDFDVATNATPEQVKRIFRNSRVIGRRFKLVHVFWGRETIEVATFRGPHSKDDIATDASQHSNGRILRDNVYGSMEQDAARRDFTINAFYYDIVKKRVVDHVNGLEDINNKVIRLIGNPQKRYQEDPVRMLRAIRFVAKLDFSIAPETEQPLNQLAYLLADIPAARLFDEVLKLFLSGNAVKIFTLLCQYNLFRYLFPLTAEVLAKSPQAEKFIQQALINTDARLNSGKTVNPAFLYASLLWPVLLERLGKPISEKLPNLLDLHDLANDIIVEQSKYTTIPKRFGIPMREIWEAQIRLTRRQGKKADALLLHPRFRAGYDFLLLRESIGEDTEGLGKWWTAYQQADDQQRRTMIRQVNGDKKPNRRKRHYYKPKTKDKAEGKID, encoded by the coding sequence ATGTTGAAAAAAATATTCAAATCTGTAGATAGCCTTTTTAAACGCTCTGATAAGCCATCAGAAAGTGTTCAACCATTACCCCAAAAAAAATATATATTAGAACAAGAACATATTAGCAAAAATGCGTTAGAAACCATTAAAAAACTTCATAAAGAAGGTTATGAAGCTTATTTAGTGGGGGGGTGTATCCGTGATTTATTACTTAGTTTACGTCCTAAAGATTTTGATGTGGCTACCAATGCAACCCCCGAACAGGTCAAGAGAATTTTTCGTAACTCAAGAGTGATTGGTCGTCGTTTTAAATTAGTTCATGTTTTTTGGGGTAGAGAGACTATAGAAGTAGCGACTTTCAGAGGTCCACACAGTAAAGATGATATTGCAACGGATGCATCGCAACACAGTAATGGTCGGATATTACGTGATAATGTCTATGGCTCAATGGAGCAAGATGCAGCGCGACGAGACTTTACGATTAATGCGTTTTATTATGATATTGTAAAAAAACGAGTTGTGGATCATGTAAATGGTTTAGAAGATATTAATAATAAAGTAATTCGTTTAATAGGCAATCCACAAAAACGTTATCAAGAAGACCCCGTAAGAATGTTACGGGCGATCAGATTTGTGGCAAAGCTAGATTTTTCTATAGCCCCCGAAACTGAGCAACCGCTTAATCAGCTAGCTTATTTGTTAGCAGATATTCCTGCTGCTAGGTTATTTGATGAGGTATTAAAATTATTTTTATCTGGTAATGCAGTAAAGATATTTACACTACTTTGCCAATATAATCTATTTCGTTATCTATTCCCTTTGACAGCAGAAGTTTTGGCTAAATCGCCGCAGGCCGAAAAGTTTATTCAGCAAGCTTTGATTAATACGGATGCAAGATTAAATAGTGGAAAAACAGTTAACCCTGCTTTTTTATATGCTAGTTTATTGTGGCCAGTATTATTAGAGCGATTGGGCAAACCAATTTCTGAAAAACTCCCTAATCTGTTAGATTTACACGATTTAGCCAATGATATAATTGTTGAGCAAAGTAAATATACAACTATTCCTAAACGCTTTGGTATACCGATGCGTGAGATTTGGGAAGCACAAATTAGGCTGACCAGACGGCAAGGTAAAAAAGCAGATGCTTTACTATTACACCCTCGTTTTCGTGCAGGTTACGACTTTCTGTTATTAAGGGAGTCTATTGGAGAGGATACAGAGGGCTTAGGTAAGTGGTGGACAGCTTATCAACAAGCTGATGATCAGCAAAGACGAACAATGATTCGGCAAGTAAATGGAGATAAAAAGCCAAATCGAAGAAAACGCCATTACTATAAGCCCAAAACAAAGGATAAGGCAGAGGGAAAAATTGACTAA
- the folK gene encoding 2-amino-4-hydroxy-6-hydroxymethyldihydropteridine diphosphokinase — MTKQLVYIGLGSNLQDPVSQLTTALTALANLPNTQLIKQSSLYISDSLVEGQPQYINAVACLETSLVPEVFLDYLQQIENKHGRVRTERWGARTLDLDIILYGNQQINTERLTIPHPQMALRSFVLIPLLEIAPAICLPDGRAVTDLLADCPSQNLQRLSS, encoded by the coding sequence TTGACTAAGCAACTTGTTTATATTGGTTTGGGTAGTAATTTACAAGATCCTGTTAGCCAGTTAACCACAGCATTAACAGCCTTAGCTAATCTGCCTAATACTCAATTAATTAAGCAGTCTTCGTTATATATAAGTGATTCATTGGTAGAAGGTCAGCCTCAATATATTAATGCTGTTGCTTGTTTAGAAACAAGCTTGGTCCCAGAAGTATTTTTGGATTATTTACAGCAAATCGAAAATAAACATGGAAGAGTTCGCACAGAACGATGGGGAGCGAGAACCTTAGATTTAGATATAATTCTCTATGGTAATCAACAAATTAATACAGAGCGTTTAACAATACCTCATCCACAAATGGCTTTGCGTTCCTTTGTACTAATCCCTTTATTAGAAATAGCGCCAGCAATTTGTTTGCCAGATGGCAGAGCAGTGACTGATTTACTGGCCGATTGTCCTTCACAAAATTTGCAAAGGTTATCAAGTTAA
- the proB gene encoding glutamate 5-kinase yields MRQIVSQTKRWVIKIGSSLLTANGKGLDPNAMRGWVEQMVALRNQGIELILVSSGAVAAGMSKLGWDTRPKEMHQLQAAAAIGQMVLVQAWENCFDQFNCQAAQILLTHDDLSDRKRYLNARSTLRALIDLDIIPVINENDTVVTDEIRFGDNDTLAALVANLVEADLLVILTDRDGMFNADPRNNPDAQLIYEAKANDPSLDDVAGGAGNLGRGGMQTKLRAARFAARSGTNTIIIGGTIPQVITRIQQGERIGTLLTPDQSPIAARKQWLAGQLQVKGKITLDNGAVTALTQYHKSLLPVGVKNIEGDFRRGEMVACTNLEGMEIARGLINYNATETQKIIGLSSDEIEKVLGFINEPELIHKDNLIIN; encoded by the coding sequence ATGCGGCAAATAGTTTCCCAAACCAAACGCTGGGTTATAAAAATAGGTAGCTCTTTACTTACTGCTAATGGTAAAGGACTAGATCCAAATGCTATGCGTGGCTGGGTTGAACAAATGGTTGCCTTACGAAATCAAGGTATTGAACTTATATTAGTTTCATCAGGCGCTGTTGCTGCAGGCATGAGTAAACTAGGCTGGGATACTCGACCTAAAGAAATGCACCAACTGCAAGCAGCGGCTGCTATTGGTCAAATGGTACTCGTGCAAGCTTGGGAAAACTGTTTTGATCAGTTTAATTGCCAAGCAGCCCAAATCTTACTGACCCATGATGATCTATCTGATCGCAAACGCTATTTAAACGCCCGTAGTACCTTAAGAGCCCTAATCGATTTAGATATTATTCCTGTAATTAATGAAAATGATACGGTAGTTACCGATGAAATTCGTTTTGGTGATAACGATACCCTAGCTGCATTGGTAGCTAATCTAGTTGAAGCAGATTTATTAGTTATTCTTACTGACCGTGATGGCATGTTTAATGCTGATCCACGTAATAATCCAGATGCTCAGTTAATTTACGAAGCTAAAGCTAATGATCCTAGCTTAGATGATGTTGCTGGAGGTGCAGGTAACTTAGGTCGTGGCGGTATGCAAACTAAACTTAGAGCAGCCCGTTTTGCTGCTCGTTCTGGTACAAATACCATTATTATCGGTGGCACCATTCCCCAAGTCATTACCAGAATACAACAAGGTGAACGTATAGGAACGCTACTAACACCTGATCAATCACCTATTGCAGCTCGCAAACAGTGGTTAGCAGGGCAACTACAAGTTAAAGGCAAAATAACACTTGATAACGGCGCTGTAACTGCACTCACCCAATATCATAAAAGTTTACTTCCTGTGGGTGTAAAAAATATAGAAGGTGATTTTAGACGTGGTGAAATGGTTGCCTGTACTAATTTAGAAGGTATGGAAATCGCCAGAGGGCTGATTAACTACAACGCTACAGAGACACAAAAAATTATCGGTTTAAGCTCAGATGAAATTGAAAAAGTTTTAGGTTTTATCAATGAGCCAGAACTTATTCATAAAGATAATTTAATTATTAACTAG
- a CDS encoding chorismate--pyruvate lyase family protein: protein MNNNSLTIKWRTQPELHEQLAEQEADWLFNEDSLTQRLTAISQQQFSIEVLLEEWQTLRQDEYQKLAAPTDKKGWVREVFLKGCGEPWVYARSVALQTDLKNDQYDLTNIGEKSLGSILFIDKTFQRTPLEATRYPAELLPATHQFQNLWGRWSSFINDEVNVIVQEIFLPAFWQKIQEQKLRAI, encoded by the coding sequence ATGAATAATAATTCGTTAACAATTAAATGGCGTACCCAGCCAGAGTTACATGAGCAACTCGCAGAACAAGAAGCTGATTGGCTATTTAATGAAGATTCTCTTACCCAAAGATTAACAGCAATTAGTCAACAACAATTCTCTATTGAGGTATTACTGGAAGAGTGGCAGACATTACGTCAAGATGAATACCAAAAGCTTGCAGCCCCTACTGATAAGAAAGGTTGGGTTAGAGAGGTATTTTTAAAAGGCTGTGGTGAGCCTTGGGTTTACGCGCGTAGTGTTGCTTTACAAACTGATTTAAAAAATGATCAATATGATTTAACTAATATTGGTGAAAAATCATTAGGCTCTATATTATTTATTGATAAGACTTTTCAAAGAACACCCCTTGAAGCAACGCGATATCCTGCTGAGCTATTACCAGCAACTCATCAGTTTCAAAACTTATGGGGAAGGTGGTCAAGTTTTATTAATGACGAAGTCAATGTGATTGTACAAGAGATCTTTTTGCCTGCTTTTTGGCAAAAAATACAAGAGCAAAAATTAAGGGCAATATAA
- a CDS encoding FAD-dependent oxidoreductase yields the protein MSEHIHNDFQFLDVLRKEPKRKALGKRKREFIEIYNIFEPERATEQAERCLDCGNPYCEWKCPVHNYIPNWLKLVAEGRIFEAAELSHQTNSLPEVCGRVCPQDRLCEGACTLNQTGFSAVTIGSVEKYISDTAFAMGWRPDISHVKATGKKVAIIGAGPAGLGCADVLIRNGVTPVVFDRNPEIGGLLTFGIPEFKLEKTVMSRRREIFTEMGIEFRLNTEIGKDISIQQLLDEYDAVFMGMGTYTYMQGGFPGENLVGVYDALDFLIANVNHNLGFEKSADHFISMQGKQVVVLGGGDTAMDCTRTSIRQGATSVTCAYRRDAENMPGSRKEVKNAKEEGVRFLFNRQPIEIIGNGKVEGIKVVETALGEPDARGRRSPVAIAGSEEILPADAVIIAFGFRPSPALWFEEYKINLDGQGRVVAPATGPYQYQTNNPKIFAGGDMVRGSDLVVTAIAEGRGAAEGILNFLKV from the coding sequence ATGAGCGAACATATACATAACGACTTCCAGTTTCTTGACGTATTACGTAAAGAACCTAAAAGAAAAGCTTTAGGTAAACGTAAAAGAGAATTTATTGAAATCTATAATATTTTTGAACCAGAACGTGCTACAGAACAAGCGGAGCGTTGCCTTGATTGTGGCAACCCTTATTGTGAATGGAAATGCCCTGTTCACAACTACATTCCTAATTGGTTAAAGCTGGTGGCAGAAGGCCGTATATTTGAAGCAGCTGAACTTTCTCATCAAACTAACAGCTTACCAGAAGTCTGTGGTCGCGTATGTCCGCAAGACCGTCTCTGTGAGGGAGCTTGTACACTAAATCAAACAGGCTTTAGTGCTGTTACTATTGGTTCAGTAGAAAAATATATCAGTGATACTGCTTTCGCTATGGGCTGGCGTCCAGATATTTCTCATGTTAAAGCCACAGGTAAAAAAGTAGCTATTATTGGTGCAGGCCCTGCTGGCTTAGGCTGTGCAGATGTACTTATACGTAATGGCGTGACGCCTGTTGTATTTGACCGTAACCCAGAAATCGGTGGACTGCTTACTTTTGGTATTCCAGAATTTAAATTAGAAAAAACTGTAATGAGTCGTCGTCGTGAGATTTTTACAGAGATGGGAATTGAGTTTCGTCTTAATACCGAAATTGGTAAAGACATTTCTATACAACAGCTACTGGACGAATATGATGCTGTATTTATGGGTATGGGTACTTATACTTACATGCAAGGTGGCTTTCCTGGGGAAAACTTAGTAGGTGTTTATGATGCATTAGATTTCTTAATTGCTAATGTTAATCATAACCTTGGCTTTGAGAAATCTGCCGATCACTTTATCTCTATGCAAGGTAAACAAGTGGTTGTATTAGGTGGTGGTGATACCGCTATGGACTGTACTCGTACCTCTATTCGTCAAGGCGCAACATCGGTTACTTGTGCCTATCGTCGAGATGCTGAAAATATGCCTGGCTCTCGCAAAGAAGTAAAAAATGCTAAAGAGGAAGGGGTTAGATTTTTATTTAATCGTCAACCTATTGAGATTATTGGTAATGGCAAGGTTGAAGGTATCAAAGTTGTAGAAACAGCATTAGGTGAACCCGATGCTAGAGGTCGCCGCTCACCTGTCGCTATTGCAGGCTCAGAAGAAATATTACCTGCTGATGCAGTTATTATTGCTTTTGGTTTCCGCCCTAGTCCTGCACTTTGGTTTGAGGAATATAAAATTAACTTAGATGGCCAAGGCAGAGTAGTTGCGCCAGCAACTGGTCCTTATCAATACCAAACCAATAACCCAAAAATATTTGCAGGGGGTGATATGGTAAGGGGTTCTGATTTAGTAGTGACTGCTATTGCAGAAGGTCGTGGAGCTGCTGAAGGTATTTTAAACTTCTTAAAAGTTTAA